TGTTTCAactatcatttttatttatatatatatattttttttactgaccATAACGTTTTATTTTCAGagcattttatttcatgttttgttttgcttcaatctctatattttttccatatttcaCTAGATATCATTTTCACAATATAATACAAACCGAAAAATTGTTTCTACCGATATAAACGTATGAAACTTTGCAataaacacatacatacatatatCTCTTATTTGTTTGCATTAATGTCCATTGGACTAATGGACCATTTCGTAATGTTTGTAGTtaccatttttgttttgttttttttcattcttgaaattttttttctttttgtttttttcggctTTTGGATATATTCCcgtatttatatatatggttaTCATCAGTATATATCtatggatgttttttttctctcatttcaTCCACGCTAttttgaccatcatcatcatcattattattatcgtatggtcatcatgatgattttgtacgattcaaccacacacacagacgCACTCATTTATGTCACAcgttttctctctctctcattctctATTTGTATAGAATACCGGAATatggaatttcattttctatttgctgtcattgttgttgttgttgttgttgttgttgctgattcttctattcattctttcattggatttttttttttgtttccctTGTTATtaatttctggtttttttttctctcttcaatattctttccatttgtagccatcatcatcaatagcatcattgttattggttTTTAACGcctggtgtgtgtgtgtgtgtgtgtatggtaccaaaatcgataataaaaataatatgaaAATGGATCTCGTGacttttcatatttttcttttcttcatcttATTGTATTTCACTTTAGATATGGCTATCATAGTATCCATAtctaaagttttttttgctttgttttgtttctttcttctGTTTTTGAGTTATTtctggatggatggatggttCATAAATAGAACAGGGCTCTTAAAATAACATTAacagtcattttttttccagctATAAATTCTGTtccattatttgtttgtccgtgtgtgtgttatttgttccaaaaaaaaatatttcacaatgcacacacacattgaaattgaattgattttgaagCGTTTTGGTACCACCATGGAATATGATGttgactatgatgatgatgatgatgatgatgtgacaAATTTCCgccattttcatatatatatcacTTTATCGTATTCCATTccaattgtgtgtgtgtttttttctccatatatttgtatattgtcatcaacattgagagttttttctttataattgaaaactttaatcatcaatgattgtcatcatcatcttgcaTTGTTTGAAATGGGTAGTAATTTTGTCGATGGGTGGTGCTTcgaaatgattatcatcatgttgatgattttgaagtAAATAAATTGGAATGGAATTAAATTTAGAAAATTaaaactcaaaaaaaaaaattaactaacaacacaaaaaagagaatattcatctttattgatttttattttttaatcaattttattagtAAGAATATTCtctgtttgtttattgttcattgttttctatggaagaaaaaatcaaattcgtATGAATCGATCGTttggaataataatgagaatcTGAATCTTTTGAAACAACATCGGTaacaatcatgatgatgatgatgatgatgatgataaaaaataatgattccGAATGTTTGCAAcagaataaataataaaaacattaataACTTTGTCAATAATCGGTATATAATCAGAATTgtattctctctctctctctctctctctatgtccgtgtgtgtgtgtgtgtgttgagaCAAGTTGTTTCCacggaaaatgaaaataaatctatTCATAAACTGTCTATTGCtggatagatttttttttccatttatcttgtctgttgctgctgctggtggtggtggtggtggtggtggtggtgatggtggtttttttgtgCTATCCAATTCCAaacgtatttttttctccactatttatttatttatttatttgcgGATAATGACTACCAACAAGAATCGGAAAAATGAACAGCAAGGAAAAggaattttttcgttctgtTGGAATCAATTCcgatattcaatttcattctcattcattcattcattcattgaattttagaTCATAACGGTTATGTTATATCGGTTAACTGGCTAACTGGTTGGCTGTTtagcattttattttatttttttatgtttggctgaagaataaaaaaaaaaatgaagagaaaCGAAAACCgattcatcaatcgattgattcaattcttcaAAAGTAACAGAAGAACTAACACGAGTGTGCAcaaaacgcacacacacacacacattgacgTCGATGACGACaaatagaatattctttgttttgttctttgtgtgtgtgtgtgtgtttttttttcaccgatTTAAgttatgatcattttttctcgatATATTGCCTATCAATGGTGATATATTTACTAAATGCTTACTGAATATTATATACAGTAATATTATCTAggcgtgtttgtgtgtgtgtattctgGTATGTTTTACTATTCTTGATTCTTGCTACTTCTtggttcgatttttttcatctctggattccaacacacacacacacacacacatagataTATTCTGCTATGCTACTCGCTGCAAATTTGGAagcaaaagagaaaaaaaaattccctcAAATTGCTACACATAGTCATGGGTGTTGAAAGAATCTGCGCTGaaagagtgagagagagagaaagaaagaatttcaaacCAATCATTCCACATTGGTTTGATAGTAGTAAATTATGGTTCGTAGCAAATTcgtcacatttttttttctctctttcttggtttgtttgtttgtttgttttcccGCGTacacgaaaatttttttttctctcttcgATTCAAAACCAATTTATTCGTTAATAACTTGTATTTGTATGTACAAGACTGTGACAAAAATcaacgaataaaaattgataatttttagccatttaaatcaatgtgtttgtggtgttcattcatttttgaaaatttatttgaattgaaatttactcaccatcataatcgaaaaaaaaatcacatcaaATTCGTCAATCGGTTTGTAAGtgcaaaaccaaaaccacaaatttaaaaattcagttcatactgtttttttcgattatttattcatttcgatttcgaTTGTGATCACAAACGATTTGTggacaaaaaatttgtaattaattttaatttagttttttttttctttcaccaaaattgttgatttgtgTCTTTGTctgaatgtttgtttgtatgtggaGATTTTTGGGATTAATTTTCTCGTTAGTATTGGCTAtttcgacacacacacacacaatgattcATGATTCCAATTTGATAATaagattatttattttttttttttttggaaagaAATAAGAAGATTGcaagaaaatgacaaaactGAATGTGAAATTGAGTgcaaattaaatcaaaaaaaaaaaaaaaaaatcaaacgacaaaattttggtgaaaacaaaaaataacaacaagatTTTCTATTCCACTCTGTTTCTCATCCAATTTTCTCGACCGGAAgaaaatgatggtggttggtcgataaattattcaaaaaaaaaaaaatttttttttcgcctcTGTTCGAATTTCGAAATCACGAATTTCCGTTTTTGTCACCAtcacaatattattattattatcagcaTTGAATTATGTGTGgttaaattgaaatcaattactgtgtgtttgtgttgattttttcattatcattttgtcatttgaattttttttttgacatttggTTGATGTAGAGGTCATTTACATACAATTAACgcgtcaatcaatcaatcaataaaatatgaaaaaaaatgattttttttgcagttATTGAAAActgtaaatttttattgaattttgattgttgtttaacaatgattgtttgttACCAGAATGATGCTGACAACAACCACactatcaacattatcattttttctttattgataaatcgatcgatctatCGATCTATcaatgaacatcatcatgacctTCAAACAAGATCCATCTGTGTCTTTGTGTGTAAATCATGATCCATAATGATccatataaataaaacaaaacagaaaaaaatgaaatttgaaaaatccaaaaatataaattcaatttttcaataggAAATCTAATTTAATATTCCGGAAATAACCGAAAAATTGGatgtttttttggattctgttttttttctttctgtaaTACTATCCTGGAATTTTTCttaccgttttttttggcaaataGAATTGCCATTTTtcagtttgtgtgtgtgtgtgtgcgctGTTTCATTGGTAGCTGTAAAACTTTTAAATTAGATCTTGAAATAAATCATGtcattcttgatttttttttttttggccaagtGTTTAATATTGCAGTACAGCCATAAATTCTgtgtctctgtgtgtgtgtgtgtccaatTACATCACACTGGTTGCGCTGTTGCATCATATAAATTCTGTATAACTGAATTTAAAACTCGAAAGATAaaagtttcattcatttagagtgtggtgaaaataaaaaaaaacacgaataATTTCCAGTACcgtaatttgttttttcttatttttcttttcttagaatactttgtttttgtttcttgaatggattgattcttgttgttttgatttaacctatcatcattgttaacGGTAACTGTATCCATCCGTTTTATCCGAATTCTTTACAGGTTTGTCTATCCATAAATATGACATTTAGTTTTTCAATCTTGAATCttgttaatgtttttttttgtttccacacacacacacatacacaaagaGCATGAATCATACAagtcatcaccatcatcatcataatcatcaaacacatcATACACATCCGatatcagcaacaacaacaacaacaacaacaacaataacaacgacaacaacatcatcatcatcatcgtcagaGCTTCAtattacaaataataatgattattatggcaataataatgataataattataaaatgaaCGGAACTGATCATGAAAtattggaattattattgggACCAGTTCGTGATCCATTGGGTACTGTATTACCAATGtcaatattatatattgttcTATTAACCACCGGTACCATTGGCAATGTTTGTACTTGTATTGTGATTGCACATAATCGTTATATGCATACGgcaacaaatttttatctATTTTCATTGGCCATTTCCgatctattattattgatactTGGCCTGCCACAAGAGCTATTTTTATTATGGCAAAAATATCCATACATTtttggtgaatttttttgtcttgtacGTGGCCTATCATCAGAAACATCGACAAATGCATCAATATTGACCATTACGGCATTCACTGTTGAACGTTATGTTGCCATTTGTCATCCATTAAAATCACATACAATGTCACAATTACCACGAGCTATTAAAACAATATTAGTGATATGGGCTGTTAGCGCTATTTGTGCCTTGCCTGTAGCATGGCAATTTGGTATCATTTTCATGGTAAGtaatatatcgatatttataaataaatggaatggtatatattgatgacagaaaaaaaaactacaaatCCATATTATTAGAattcactgatgatgatgatgatgatgaattttctttttctttgattcgtactattgatttgatttgttccGTTCCATGGTGGTCATCGCCAGGGAGCCAGGAAGTAAcgactgaaaaaaaaacaatttttttctgttgttcttcctttctaaaaataaataaataaataaagtagaaatagaaatgaaaaacatttcgtTTTCTTTACCAATCTATAAGACATTtggatttatatatattttttttattctggttttttatttttttttttttttttttttttttggttttcctgtctgtctgtgttgACATCACattggtgatggtgaaagaatattctattgAATGTGTTTCATAGGAACatcttcaatgatgatgatgtaatgaCTTTTCtggcaaatttttattttctctttcgCTCATTCTAGTCCGATAATTAATTGtacccatcatcattttattattattgttgttattattcttgatgtttcttttttttctctctctctatggTTAGAGTTATATTTcccaattcaattcaattcatttcattccattcattagTGGTGGTGAagagacaacaacaacaacaacaacaaaaaagattcaGAATCCCATTGACCggctttttatttttttccctcacTCATCTAATAGCCatccaaataaataaaaaaaatgtcattttgttgttgcaattattgtcgttgtcgttttttttgttgctctCGATGTATTTCATGTCTTTGTTTATCGgtgacaacaaaacaaaaaaaaaacggatcaCCATAGGATTcgttatatatatttatgaaCGTATTTCAAGAGTGTGGAAGatgagtttttttgttgttgttgttgttgttctctTTAGATTGACAATCGTTATTGCTACATGGTTAAAAAAATGtggaattcaaaatgaaaagaatgtaataataataatgatgatgatgatataaactAGACATTCTTGCCCCCCCCCCccgaacaaataaaaataaaaacaagcCATTCagttattcatttcaattttttttttaatagaATGATTCGAGTTCAAgttttatatatgaaaagattttcatcatcatcatcatgatcaacagcaacatgtCATGTCTTGTTTTCTATTTAgttaattcaattattatgatgacgtATTACACAtatgagatgatgattttgtttcatttttgtttcattttatttctcttttttttctcccaaaTTTAATGATCCTGATATGAATACAtctacaataataatgtgttgataatcaatttgtccgtgtgtgtatgtgttaaTGTAcatttaatcaaatcaaattgaatcgattaaaaTACTACATTGATTTAGATCAATAAATCGAAAACATTACGAAACATATCTCGTCAATGTGGAATGAAAGTTGTTTATATTGAATATGGTTTCGAAACATCGGCAATCGTATTCTTTTTGGTACCAATTACATTGATTACCGTTTTATATGTATTGATTGGCATTAATCTACGTCGTAgttcacaacaacatcaaagtATCATATTGacagcgacaacaacaaatcgtgatcattatcaacaacagaataatcatcatcattcgaatcatcattatctattCGCAAAAAGTACAAATGATCAACAGAATCAATTGTTACCAATGCATTCAACATCAatattaaaatcatcatcatcggcacGTGAATTatcgacaacgacaacgacgacgacggcgactactacaacaacaacaacaacaacaatgaattataatttaaatcaaaaaggtttaaataataat
This is a stretch of genomic DNA from Dermatophagoides farinae isolate YC_2012a chromosome 6, ASM2471394v1, whole genome shotgun sequence. It encodes these proteins:
- the LOC124493725 gene encoding pyrokinin-1 receptor-like produces the protein MNHTSHHHHHHNHQTHHTHPISATTTTTTTTITTTTTSSSSSSELHITNNNDYYGNNNDNNYKMNGTDHEILELLLGPVRDPLGTVLPMSILYIVLLTTGTIGNVCTCIVIAHNRYMHTATNFYLFSLAISDLLLLILGLPQELFLLWQKYPYIFGEFFCLVRGLSSETSTNASILTITAFTVERYVAICHPLKSHTMSQLPRAIKTILVIWAVSAICALPVAWQFGIIFMINKSKTLRNISRQCGMKVVYIEYGFETSAIVFFLVPITLITVLYVLIGINLRRSSQQHQSIILTATTTNRDHYQQQNNHHHSNHHYLFAKSTNDQQNQLLPMHSTSILKSSSSARELSTTTTTTTATTTTTTTTTMNYNLNQKGLNNNSNVNQNSNQNLQTNHQPLSTNHRSSILYQRNNSISSSYQKQIASRRSVIRMLVAVVIAFFFCYSPFHAQRVLATSMHRYKINSPTIHYVYVLLTHISGITYYLSATINPILYQLMSRKFRIAFKDTFGNCCPCWRRSMPDITYMNIVGPASGGVGGSSYHLNRIPSFQNNYSFRRPSSFTNIDHPSQHLRNYSSMKSIHSFDPVVMSSTTGTAIVGEPSPPRTPSSVLTFRLDCQENELTTDSLSTSTTTMRKNSDQTTIVVNNVDNSSNVNVALTIQDNNSSEQSKSSQNSTTRPLVKFKQFLEVPSVKF